From one Triticum aestivum cultivar Chinese Spring chromosome 4B, IWGSC CS RefSeq v2.1, whole genome shotgun sequence genomic stretch:
- the LOC123090562 gene encoding uncharacterized protein, producing MAPAAAAAPAPAATACSSSASSARPPSTASSSSQSPPRRTVPALLLFTSLAALLILSSGEAHDADAASGRPLKDVSFENPEVTFAPSSMGGIFCERIRISGIPRWQFQSYANQIHVRMNVSHSMPEKFHWKIQICFHGNASTGLCQCEMDEWQALQGGMWNAVKSPYASRYVDVKLTDKKSTVFSLSIQEELQKWRLACLGIGFVLLFLSPIVSKWAPFYYSSSMALGILLVVLIVLFQGMKLLPMGKKGLFYLTIYGSVLGVGSYAAHYFSSMVASILENFGLSEEMHNPVSIFLLVAVVLTGAGFGYWMVRRFIISKDGSVDAGIAQFVKWAMRVVAMFFVMQSTLDPILASAALVASWWICSVLTAKKVHKPIARKRKQLNVPSHPRFTQVSPNTRQVQFLSPSSGAGTGRATTTQYGWNNLANGGLVPSAMGKRVAPNQDEDYYSTFHNIEPRKYSKREWEEFTEESTRNALMVHTATPEFAQWAADNAHRLRVERDDASEDESIESSSSSSEEAEKGGKASGLLSGFT from the exons ATGGcccccgccgcagccgccgcgccggcgccggccgccacCGCCTGCTCCTCGTCGGCCAGCTCCGCGCGCCctccctccaccgcctcctcctcctcccagtcGCCGCCCAGGCGCACGGTCCCGGCGCTCCTCCTCTTCACCTCCCTCGCCGccctcctcatcctctcctccgGCGAGgcccacgacgccgacgccgcgtCCGGCCGCCCCCTCAAAG ATGTTAGTTTCGAAAATCCAGAGGTGACTTTTGCTCCCTCGTCCATGGGTGGAATCTTTTGTGAGCGAATCCGCATTTCTGGAATACCAAGGTGGCAGTTTCAAAGCTACGCAAATCAAATACATGTTCGAATGAATGTTTCTCATTCAATGCCAGAAAAATTCCATTGGAAAATACAGATTTGCTTTCATGG GAATGCTTCTACGGGTTTGTGCCAATGTGAGATGGATGAATGGCAAGCTCTGCAAGGTGGCATGTGGAATGCTGTGAAGTCTCCATATGCCAGCAGATATGTTGATGTGAAACTGACTGATAAGAAATCTACTGTCTTCAGCCTTTCCATTCAGGAAG AGCTTCAGAAGTGGCGTTTAGCTTGCCTTGGTATTGGATTTGTCCTGTTATTCCTGTCACCCATCGTTAGTAAATGGGCACCTTTTTACTATAGCAGCTCTATGGCACTTGGAATCCTACTTGTGGTGCTGATTGTCCTTTTCCAG GGGATGAAACTGCTACCGATGGGCAAAAAAGGTTTATTTTACCTTACAATTTATGGATCTGTG TTGGGTGTTGGCTCCTATGCTGCACACTACTTCTCCTCAATGGTTGCCTCTATTCTGGAAAACTTTGGCTTGAGCGAGGAGATGCACAACCCT GTTTCAATCTTTCTGCTGGTAGCAGTTGTTTTGACTGGAGCTGGTTTTGGCTATTGGATGGTGAGGAGATTTATCATTTCAAAAGATGGCAGTGTTGATGCCGGGATAGCACAGTTTGTAAAGTGGGCTATGcgtgttgttgcaatgttctttgttaTGCAG AGCACACTGGACCCTATTCTAGCATCGGCTGCTCTAGTTGCTAGCTGGTGGATTTGCTCTGTACTGACGGCAAAGAAAGTTCACAAGCCAATAGCACG GAAGCGAAAACAATTAAATGTGCCTTCTCATCCAAGGTTTACTCAAGTATCACCCAACACTCGCCAGGTCCAGTTCTTAAGTCCATCATCAGGGGCGGGTACTGGAAGAGCCACAACAACACAGTATGGTTGGAACAATTTAGCCAATGGAG GTTTGGTCCCCTCAGCAATGGGAAAGAGGGTAGCACCCAATCAAGATGAAGACTACTACTCCACCTTCCACAACATCGAACCACGGAAATACTCAAAGAGAGAATGGGAGGAGTTCACCGAGGAATCGACCAGAAACGCACTGATGGTACACACGGCCACCCCAGAGTTCGCCCAATGGGCTGCTGACAATGCTCACCGGCTGCGGGTGGAGCGGGACGACGCGTCCGAGGACGAGTCGATCGAGAGCTCCTCTAGCTCTTCCGAAGAAGCTGAGAAAGGCGGAAAAGCTTCCGGTCTGTTGAGCGGGTTTACGTGA